The genomic segment cgacagcaaaaaaaagcatacaaaaaagcatacaaaaacagcataaaaaaagtcaaattaagATTTAGCTAATTTAGATATATGAGATGTGAGGGCTCTTCTTGAAAATTAATGGTGAATGCAGGTACAAAAATAAAGGGGCCTGGATGATATTGAAGGTCCAGGCTGTCAAGCACAAAAAGGACAGTCCAGCACTGGAAATGAGGTATGGAGGCTTTCTGCAGTACCTTGATTCAAGTTGGGTAAGTCTTTTTCAAGTGAATATGATgatatatgcaaaaaaaaaattgctttgtATGTGGAGAGGTTGATTCACCTTTGGACCGAATCTGTTTACAAGCCTATTTTTGTTGCTTTCCTACTCCAGTCTGATTCATGGAAGAGACTCAAGGTTACATTTTTTATCTTCCATCTTCCTTTATCCGTGCCACAAATTACATatctattctgtgtgtgtgtgtgtgtgtgtgtgtgtgtctgtgcgcagCCAGAATGGGAAATTTTCGACATAGTGTCTTATATTGGAATACATATAGTTCACGTCATAGTTTCAGTTTAACGTTCCTGATATGAACTGGTTAAGACCGCAAAGTGTTGTTAGGGCCGGCCTCATATTTGACTTTATATAGTCtaataaatacacaaagacaAATGTATATGCTGTTTCTCTGCACTGGCCCTAATAACActaagaaaaaatgaaaaagtgccTTCTCAGAAAGTGTCCATGTCACTGAAAGACACATTCTTgcataaggtgtgtgtgtgtgtgtgtgtgagagaaagagagagagagagagtgtctgtgcgtgcgtgtgtgtatgtgtgtgtgtgacctaatTCAGCCTAAACTTATATTCACTCCAACCCAGTTGGGGGGCTATATCAGCGTGCACTTATGCCCCCCAAACCCAGGTGGCTTCAGGTTGGTGCGGGCGGAAGAGGTCTGTGCACGCCACTGCTAGATAATGCCATATGAAAGCTCCAACCCAGTCTCGTAAAATTTTGTCAAATGaccacaaactctgaaacgcagattaactgttgtggacacaaattatgtaaaGATtatgtttctccaccacaaattggattatctGACAATAGCacgaattggacacgccattttcacctgtccATCATGAGATATGGTAAACTAATTGtgaggtttaggcaagtaaacaaCTTTGATTAAGGTTAAGCAACTAAAACAGCTCTGATTAAGgatgaggttagggttaggttcaggcaactaaaactttggctAAGATTAGGCAAAAGGCAATTAGATAAATGAGACAAAAAACccgctaaaaatgaaaacttcactcacaggaGAACACttcttgtcatgagttgggaatggAATTCTTTTTCAAGATGCTATAACAAGGGGCCTTTACAATTTACATATTCAGTCAATATTGGTCGGAAATATCAAGATTGCAACAGGTGCATAAGGGAGCTAATAGAAGTTGGTCTATTTACCGGTTGACAACGTTGGCTAATCAACAAAAGACGCCTCATTCGAGTTAAAGTTCacctctgtttgtgtctgagaaGCAGAACTTGAAccaagagcagcaaaacagataCAGGAATCATAGTTGCAGGTCAGCTAACTGCTTTAGCCACCAACACAGGAGGTAATATGAAAGCTCATGCTAGTCGCTAGCTCATGAGATAGACGTTAGCTCATGAGCTATTGTTTGCCAAACCAAAGCAGCTTGCTACCATTAGGATACAGCATCGTAGTTGACAaaacacttgcacatgattagaatttcaacaatttatttgtaagTTAATGTTCAAAACGTCATAGCAGGGTAAACgcaggtgtaactaataacattaatgatggttccattccatttgTGTTCCAGTGCCATGGCCCTGCGTATTGTGCATGCTGGCTCATTGGAAtggcactggaacacctaaatgttccagttacacctgtgtttaccctgctatgacacatcaaaatggctactgtgaaaaaggtctatttctctcttttcgtTTGCATTTTTACACATTGTGTTCATAGCTGGCCTCTGTAAAGCCGCCACAAGAAGGAGACAACAAACGCAGCCAacttacaataaaaacaagcaatgctgatgttcacGTGTTTTTTTTAACGTTAAGCTTGGCTGTTCTGTcatttcttactgctttcttccactgttgttgttgctatgacttcccaGCAGTTGATAGCCACTATCCCTGCTCACCTTTAGCCACGCCCACAGGAAGTGGTGTATGCCCCGAAACATCCCAAACTTCACTGAAAAGCTCATTTCGGGCAAATGGGATTTAgacctgaacacacagggtcagacatacacagactgataatgtattatATCACCTATTTATTCAGTATTATTTTAATctgaaaaagttgcatattgtagctttaactcAACTTATATAATTTAATATAAATTATAACAGAGTATAATAGGGTGTTGAGTTGACTACAATGGTTTGATTCCCTTTTCTAACATTTCACTTCAGACTAGAGGCTGTTATGCAAGGCGTTTTATTTAATTTCTAACCAACCAAATCTTTATAACTGTAGTATTCCCTCAAAAATACATTGCATTTTGAGAGGCAATCATTATGAACACATTATTTCTACATTGCAGTGATAGCCTGATGATCAGAAAGGGGTTTAACTTACATTTCAATGAAGGAAATATAGcctagaaaaatatattttttagagGAATATCATTTTAGAGCAAGAAAATATAGATGATGACTGAtggttttatacattttataaatgataataatcataataataacaattaacaGTAATACTAATAATTCAGCACGTGTATATTGCACATAGACCATCTTATCTCTTTCATAGAAATTATAAGGCatggcaagtttatttatatagcacatttcgtacacataacattcaaagtgctttacacaaggccTACATAAAACAGGTTagaaatacaggataagataaataaaacaaacaaataaaaagagataataaagtgtatgtaaattataaaattaaataagcgaaaatttatttttttaagcaataacagtaatattgaaatatatttaaatataaatgCATGCAACATTTAAACGTCTGTGCGTTACAGATTTACAGTGCGCATTTTACGCACgatggccagagagagagagagagagagagagagagagacagagagagagagacagagagagaggtttatCGTCCTGAACACTGTTGCCCTAATCCGTTCTTATAGGATAGAGGTTTAGCGGGACCTCAGGTGGCCGTTGCCATATTGACCACAGATATTCCCTTGGGGCGGAAAAACTACCAATAGAGCCAATAGATTTTATTCATAGATGCATGTGATTTAAATTTTTGAATTTACCTCCATGTCATCGGCTGTTTCTCCGGTTCTGAAAACTTTCTTCGGGTCCAATCTTCTGGATTGATTGAGGGGGGGTTAATCATTTCCCCCAGGGCTAATTTGGAGGCCATTTTAATAGCGGCTGTAGATTAGGCCATTGTTGTCCAAGACCTgcgaggttttttttttattataagaAGCCACGAACTTCTCAAGATGAAAGACCGATTGGCGCAGCTGAAGGAGGTAGGCTACGCAGAATTTGGGCTGTTCGTCATATTTGCTGAGGGGGGGAAATCAGTGTGGAACACCTGTTGCTACCACAGGCTTAAGGGGGGAGCTGGTACTGTATAGATGGGGGGTCTGTTGCTGTAGTAGACGTCTCTTCTAATATGATGACAATCAAAcgttaataaaataatttgacTAAGGGAAGAGCCCCACCCATTAGCCAAAAaactgtttgcatgtgtatgtatttcaACAATATAGTATGATGTGAAACGTGAGAATCACATAGGCTATAAACAGCGTGTGTCTTATAACCATAACATAGCCTATATGTGCAATATAGCCTATGGAGGAAATGTATGCAGTTATTACATGTCCACTTCCATATGTTTTACGTTTACATttctttacagaaaacaaaacatttgacatGGAATGTAGGCTATTGAAATATAACTTAGCACAGGATATTATCCAATAGTTTTGAAGTATGAGCTCATCATACCATATGTATATGGTCACAGAGGTATTTGAGTATGGGTAATAGAGTTCGTTAGTTCGTTAGTTCGTTAGTTCATGTGTTTTGGAGCGGAGCGCGTGCAAGGTGTGCGTTTAACCTGCAGTTGGCCTCACGCGACGCTGGAACGCAAGCTAACGTCTCACGGTAGCTGCGGGAGAGACGTGCAACCATATGCGTGCAACCGTCCGCTTAATTCAGACGTAGGCCTGTTTGGctattattacagaaaactgtGGTTTCGTATCTTTCTTTGGAGTCTCAGACGAGCTTCACTGAAGTTGGGAAGGGTTAGAAAAAAATGGGCGTCAATTCGGTATGGCAAGGTGAGCAGTCTCCATATCTTAGCCTGGGTGAGTCCAAATTTGTTCTTGTCGTTTTTATCATTAcaatggagagaaaataaaataaaaatgaagaaaaaaaatccatttggAAGGCATATCTCAAACAACGAAAAGGAGAACATTGAGGATCAATGCTCCCTCTACACTAACAGTTTTTCACACTGGCCAAATATCTTGTCAGTTATCAGTCAGAAATGTAATGGATAGGCTATAGGCCTAAGTGGGCTTGaaagttttggtggtaaataaTTAGATGGAGGGACTTTGCCCTaacttagggtttagtgaatttcTGTAGGCTATTATAAAGTTTATGTCAAACTAAACAGGTGGTTATGGATTGGTACCTGATATGAAAGATGTTCCCAAActattttcatgtcaaggacccccaaataaATATGATTAGACCACAAAGCCTGTTCAACACAATTCTCTCCCAAGGAGCCTCATCTGAGAAGGTTTTGTGTTTAGTTATGATTTAGTATGGAACctaaaggtgctatatgtagCATATTAACATCAATCAACTATttccacattaattttgagacattaaccCACAGTGAGACTGAATTTACCAAATGTAGGTATGGGGCTATCTGTGCGTCTGTGAGGTGCAGGCCAGTTCGCTGGATGACCCCCTCTctgctttcattttctctgtgtgtgtgtgtgtgtgtgtgtgtgtgtgtgacagaaaagTGATGCTGGAGGAGATGACATCCAGGTTCCTGTGGAGAACCAGGAATTCATGGATGATTTCTTCGCCCAGgtattctctttctgtctgcctgtctttctctctctccctgaaagAGAAAGTTTCAGTGGCTCACAGatctgtgtgatgtgtgtgtgtgtgtgtgcacgtgtgaatGTATCTCTCAGATTGAGGATATCCGCACCAGCATCGAGAAGATCGACGAGAGCGTCGCAGGAATCAAAAAACTCTACTCCACCATCCTGTCGGCCCCCACATCTGAACAGAGTAActgtctctgacacacacacacacacacacacacacacacacacacacacacacaagaaccaGCAATAATGCAGCAATAATGTGCTCGCAGGATGTTCTCATGTGTATGATACAATAAAGGactacaccaagtttttggttGATAGTAgatagacatcaaaatcatccacATGTCCCCctgtagatcattggctccggtgctccatgctaacactttagcatacactatgttgagtgatagtagcctccacgctaacactttagcatacactatgttgagtgatagtagcctccacgctaacactttaacatacactatgttgagtgatagtaggctccacgctaacactttaacatacactatgttgagtgatagtagcctccacgctaacactttaacatacactatgttgagtgatagtaggctccacgctaacactttaacatacactatgttgagtgatagtagcctccacgctaacactttaacatacactatgttgagtgatagtagctccacgctaacactttaacatacactatgttgagtgatagtaggctccacgctaacactttaacatacactatgttgagtgatagtaggctccacgctaacactttagcatacactatgttgagtgatagtagctccacgctaacactttagcatacactatgttgagtgatagtagctccacgctaacactttagcatacactatgttgagtgatagtaggccaatgagccaatctcccaaaaactttcCTTAAGGATCTTGTAAGTTTAATTTTACTTGGTACATTCTGGCATACATATTCATATTATTCGCCTCTTACATTTCTTCTGCTGCAGTCACCTTGTATGATGTTATGCATCtattctccatctctgtttcatcctttctccctctccttcgctTTCCACCTTGTTCCACTCCTGCTTTGCTCTGTTGGCTGAAGGGTTTTACTCAGTTTTCAGTATTAATTATCTCATTACCTGTTATTGTtaataatctctctctgtctttatctccctcccctctctctctttcagagaCACAAGATGACCTTGAGGCCCTCACCAATGAGATCAAGAAGTCAGCCAACAATGCACGAAACAAACTCAAGAGTCagtgttttaatttattcactTCCTTATTTGGTATCACAGCGTTCACTTAGAGTGCAGTATTCCAAAATAAATGGATAGAGGTATACACTGCCCTCTCCGTGAAATAGCCTGACCAGGGGATCCCTTATTGGTTTCTCCCATTacatccacttcagtcatgaagagGAGAGctagatgaaggggaggagacaggttaaAGAGGGATTCTTGAATTGTGGAGTGTGCTAAAGTGAGGGTTACTCAATATTAGAAAGATGGTCAGAATACCCTAACCCACAGATGATTACATCATCAACAATTGTACAGTTCTGGAATTAAAAGGGTCCAGATTGCAAATAACCTCAGTAATATATTTAGTGAGTTTAACTTTAATGCTGGCAATCACACCTTGCTTTATATCAGCAGCATCTTTGAAAATCAGCTTCGAAATTGATCCTGTTTAACACAATGCAGTGTGACAATGTCTAGCACTGCTCACTGGCTAAGTAATAAGCAAAGGTCAAACTTGAGTAGCTATACATGTGATATTAATTATGATCCAATGTGTCACAAAAATTGacaattttttttgtcaaagacAGATTTGAAGCTTCTCCTTCATGTCTTACCAGTCtctttttaaaacaatgattttgGGCAACAGAATCATACTAGTGGCTGTCTCctgtcctttgtgtgtgtgtgtgtgtgtgtgtgtgtgtgtgtgtgtgtgtgtgtgtgtgtgtggatgtgtgtgtgtgtggatgtgaatgTGCGTGTCAGGTATTGAGCGCCAGCTGGAGTCGAACACAGATGAGAGGGCCTCAGCCGACCTCAGGATACGCAAGTCACAGGTCAGACAACACACACCATAGTTGGTTGAGTTTACTCGACCAAAATGATATCCTTGTCTTCCAGTCTGAAAACATACTGAGATCTGGAGCTCACAAATCAGGTCTctatggatatgatgcagtttgtttgattacatatttattgtagatctgatcaatactatactggttgtctatgggaagaccttaacctgaattgattctaatgaggtAATGTGAATGAATTGCATAAAAAAGTTAGAGTTTATCATCTCTTGGcagtttcagtccaaaaatatcagtatcataTCGGACCTAGAAAACCTTCAAATATGATTCAAACATGATTGCTAAAATTTTGTGGTTATATTATAGTATGCGTTTTTGGCAAGAGAGGGACCTGTTACATTACTATTTGTTTCAATAGAGAGCTTTGAGCTGATCATACACAGGCAAATTTGGGGCAAAATTGGGCAATGAGTATGAGCTGCTGGGCAATGGGCAATAGTAAAATGGATTAAATAATATTCTGCTGCCATCACTGGCATCTTGGCCTCCTCTGttctactgaaaatgtaataatttaataatttatcgAGGTTATCCACTGGAATCAAGGTTATCCACTGGAATACACATGTTATTCCATAATTGGTTGATACTGAAACATTGCCAGCAAAGCTTGCTCTCCGATCAAGCTTGGCTAGATTTCAAGCTGCtacattgttttcagtgagaaaatgTTTCCAGCAACATTTGCCCTAAAAATGTGGATGTTTATCATCACCATAAGTGTCACACAAAGGTCATGATGGATTTTCCAAgtaattctgggggaaaacacttgtcctcatgtttcatgtcattaaAGATTTGATTAAGTTTTAACAGTTAATTAACAGGCCCcctctgtcttgtttttcttcagcaTGCTATTTTGGCCAAGAAGTTTGTAGAGGTGATGACAAAGTACAACGAGGCTCAGGTCGACTTCAGAGACAAGAGCAAAGGACGGATCGCCCGACAGCTGGAAATCAGTGAGTTGTCACAAGGATGTCATGATCACTTTTAACTTGAAAAGGTCAGGTATTTGGGTGTAATAACCACTTTTTCCATGCCATAGTCGggtagaaatgtgttttaatcacttttgaCATGGGATTGGCAGCCATATGGGTCTTACAACCATGTTATACCCACACATATGGATGTTATAGATATTTATACTTCAAATACATGTATAactgtgttttctgttcatCCCAGCGGGGAAAGCGAAGACTGATGATGAACTGGAAGAGATGCTGGAGGGAGGCAACGCAGCCGTCTTCACTGCCGGGgtgagactctgtgtgtgtgtgtgtgttcattttgtaAGTCTGTCTCATCACTGGTACTTTAATCACGTAGGTAGATCTTGTTGCAAGGACATTTCAGTAGATCTTtgactctccctctctatctcgttccttctctccttgtctttctccatctctcgctCGCTTTCTCCCCCTCGCTATGTCTGTCGgtgtctctctttttattttcccttttctccacCTCTTTCAATCTTCCTTTCTATATATCTCTCTACACCTTCTGCTtcgcttttttctctcttttccctccatcctcattCTTCTACTGACCTCATTGtatcttccttttcttcttgttttctttacctccttcttcttcctctctttttcctttccaatctccacccctctctctccctctcttccccccgtCTCTAGATCATGGACTCGAAAATCAACCAGCAGGCCCTGAATGAGATCGAGGCTCGACATAAAGACATCATGAGGCTGGAGAGCAGCATCAAGGAGCTCCACGACATGTTTGTCGATATCGCCATGCTGGTTGAGAAccaggtacgcacacacacacacacacacacacttaatggcAGACAAATGGAGgggaaagcaaacacacagtttAAAATCTTAAAGCAATGTTCCTACAAAGGTTTCAAAAGTGATTTGATAATGTCCAGGTCCTGAAAAGTTTGGAAGTTGTGCGAAAAATGTCATTCCAATATCTTGTAACTACACATTTATGTATCACttgctgtgctttttttttgcagaaaaaTCCTAGGTAGGTAGGTATAGAGTGATATGTCCTAGTTGACAGTCATATTGCCCAGACACTGTGAGCATCCATCATGTAGAACATTGGCCATACtatcaaatccagtcaagaaatgaAGGGCTGGAGAAAGTATGGATGGAAAAATATGTAGGGGCACTGTTAGAGTCCCATGCAGTCCCAAGCACCATACATAGACATGTGCACGCTGGTCACTGGTTACCTGTCTTTCCTGTAAGCTGCTCCTATTCATCAGCGgcggtgtgtctgtgttgtgtgtacgCTCCTCTCTCATCATTTTGTCTCGTCCCGCCCTCCTCCAGGGCGGCATGATTGACAGGATTGAGAGCAACATGGACCAATCAGTGGGCTTCGTAGAGAGGGCAGTGGCCGACACCAAGAAGGCTGCCAAGTTTCAGCAGGAGGCGCGCAGGGTAAGTTGGGACTGATGCTGCATTTATGTCATATGAGAATAACCGTTGGAATGACTTGATGGTTAAAAGCATGACTTGGAAGTAAGTGATAATGCGTTCAAACTTGTTTGAAGCCATCAAGTTTGAAGCCAAGATTGTTTTCAGTAGACTTGATTCAGTCAAGTTGTGAGGATATACAGTAAGCAACTCAATGGCCTGTCATGGGATCGgaattccagtccctgtaactataactaagcatgatggacttttCTGTGCTCTCTGCTACAGCTGACCCTCtttggtgttcataccagttaagaaaacatg from the Centroberyx gerrardi isolate f3 chromosome 3, fCenGer3.hap1.cur.20231027, whole genome shotgun sequence genome contains:
- the stx3a gene encoding syntaxin-3 — encoded protein: MKDRLAQLKEKSDAGGDDIQVPVENQEFMDDFFAQIEDIRTSIEKIDESVAGIKKLYSTILSAPTSEQKTQDDLEALTNEIKKSANNARNKLKSIERQLESNTDERASADLRIRKSQHAILAKKFVEVMTKYNEAQVDFRDKSKGRIARQLEITGKAKTDDELEEMLEGGNAAVFTAGIMDSKINQQALNEIEARHKDIMRLESSIKELHDMFVDIAMLVENQGGMIDRIESNMDQSVGFVERAVADTKKAAKFQQEARRKQMMIFCCCVILSLILGSFLYSFIK